The following proteins are co-located in the Macrobrachium rosenbergii isolate ZJJX-2024 chromosome 28, ASM4041242v1, whole genome shotgun sequence genome:
- the LOC136853935 gene encoding ion-translocating oxidoreductase complex subunit C-like, whose translation MLERLKLERFERPCDKASLARAFERLCDQALLARALERPCDKDSLARVFERSCDQAPLARVLERPCDKASLVRAFERLCDQAPLARALERPCDKASLARVFERSCDQAPLARALERPCDKASLARAFERLCDQALLARAFEGPCDKASLSRAFERSCEQALLARALERPCDKASLARAFERSCDQAPLARALERPCDKASLARALGRLCDQALLARALERPCDKASLARSFERSCDQALLARALERPCDKASLARAFERSCDQALLARAFERPCDKASLARAFERSCDQALLARALERRCDKASLARAFERLCDQALLARALERPCDKASLARAFERSCDQASSARALERPCDKASLARAFERSCDQLP comes from the exons ATGCTAGAGCGTTTAAAA CTAGAGCGctttgaaaggccatgtgataaggcctctttagctagagcgtttgaaaggctgTGTGATCAGGCTCTCTTAGCTAGAGcgcttgaaaggccatgtgataaggaTTCTTTAGCTAGAGTGTTTGAAAGATCGTGTGATCAGGCTCCCTTAGCTAGAGTgcttgaaaggccatgtgataaggcctctttagttagagcgtttgaaaggctgTGTGATCAGGCCCCCTTAGCTAGAGcgcttgaaaggccatgtgataaggcctCTTTAGCTAGAGTGTTTGAAAGGTCGTGTGATCAGGCTCCCTTAGCTAGAGcgcttgaaaggccatgtgataaggcctctttagccagagcgtttgaaaggcTGTGCGATCAGGCTctcttagctagagcgtttgaagggccatgtgataaggcctctttatctagagcgtttgaaaggtcgTGTGAACAGGCTCTCTTAGCTAGAGcgcttgaaaggccatgtgataaggcctctttagctagagcatttgaaaggtcGTGTGATCAGGCTCCCTTAGCTAGAGcgcttgaaaggccatgtgataaggcctCTTTAGCTAGAGCGCTTGGAAGGCTGTGTGATCAGGCTCTCTTAGCTAGAGcgcttgaaaggccatgtgataaggcctCTTTAGCTAGATCGTTTGAAAGGTCGTGTGATCAGGCTCTCTTAGCTAGAGcgcttgaaaggccatgtgataaggcttctttagctagagcgtttgaaaggtcgTGTGATCAGGCTctcttagctagagcgtttgaaaggccatgtgataaggcttctttagctagagcgtttgaaaggtcgTGTGATCAGGCTCTCTTAGCTAGAGCCCTTGAAAGGCGATGTGATAAGGcctctttagctagagcgtttgaaaggttGTGTGATCAGGCTCTCTTAGCTAGAGcgcttgaaaggccatgtgataaggcctctttagctagagcgtttgaaaggtcgTGTGATCAGGCTTCCTCAGCTAGAGcgcttgaaaggccatgtgataaggcctctttagctagagcgtttgaaaggtcgTGTGATCAGCTCCCTTAG